A stretch of the Alnus glutinosa chromosome 6, dhAlnGlut1.1, whole genome shotgun sequence genome encodes the following:
- the LOC133871863 gene encoding uncharacterized protein LOC133871863 isoform X4, which produces MMRNFDKDVDWQLGELNRRELNVMNKLKLLRETIDKEGANIAVQKLTSLMQSLKNLERQESEFQSNCSVKRSELQTDVIELEGRIANGCDSKSISHILNHSFIESLERLNSAKKELAARCRQILAVKRQLDDVPSQSELIQYERRFSELYVHIQEKHRQTRKYYGTYNALLQIKELMLKEISLLNSINSQFQDAITSTAGRTKLIDSMEGIVKSSQQKQGKVQLGLQEEQKVCDALKQRYAAAVAEQRHCYTLLKAFQEECAKNEKLRCQSSI; this is translated from the exons ATGATGAG GAACTTCGATAAAGATGTCGATTGGCAATTGGGTGAATTG AATCGACGAGAGCTAAATGTTATGAACAAACTCAAACTTTTACGAGAGACAATAGATAAGGAGGGCGCTAATATTGCCGTGCAGAAATTGACATCACTAATGCAGTCGTTAAAG AATCTGGAAAGGCAAGAATCTGAGTTCCAGTCTAATTGTAGTGTAAAACGGTCAGAACTGCAAACTGATGTTATTGAATTGGAGGGAAGGATAGCAAATGGCTGTGATAGCAAGAGTATCTCTCATATTCTAAATCATTCCTTTATCGAGTCACTGGAGAGACTGAATTCAGCAAAAAAG GAACTTGCAGCTAGATGTAGGCAAATTCTAGCAGTAAAGCGGCAGCTCGATGATGTACCATCCCAGTCGGAACTCATCCA GTATGAACGCCGATTTTCTGAACTGTATGTCCATATCCAG GAAAAACATCGACAAACTCGTAAATATTATGGCACCTATAATGCCCTTTTGCAGATAAAAGAATTGATGCTGAAGGAAATATCGTTGTTGAATTCAATAAATTCACAG TTCCAAGATGCCATTACTAGCACTGCTGGTCGCACGAAACTTATTGATTCCATGGAGGGAATTGTGAAGAGCAGTCAACAG AAACAAGGAAAGGTGCAACTTGGGCTTCAAGAAGAGCAGAAGGTTTGTGACGCGCTCAAACAGCGATATGCTGCAGCAGTTGCAGAGCAAAGACACTGCTACACGCTCTTAAAAGCTTTTCAG GAGGAATGTGCAAAGAATGAGAAGCTTCGGTGCCAAAGTTCTATCTAG
- the LOC133871863 gene encoding uncharacterized protein LOC133871863 isoform X2, with amino-acid sequence MMRNFDKDVDWQLGELNRRELNVMNKLKLLRETIDKEGANIAVQKLTSLMQSLKVCCLSDLFVQNLERQESEFQSNCSVKRSELQTDVIELEGRIANGCDSKSISHILNHSFIESLERLNSAKKELAARCRQILAVKRQLDDVPSQSELIQYERRFSELYVHIQEKHRQTRKYYGTYNALLQIKELMLKEISLLNSINSQFQDAITSTAGRTKLIDSMEGIVKSSQQKQGKVQLGLQEEQKVCDALKQRYAAAVAEQRHCYTLLKAFQEECAKNEKLRCQSSI; translated from the exons ATGATGAG GAACTTCGATAAAGATGTCGATTGGCAATTGGGTGAATTG AATCGACGAGAGCTAAATGTTATGAACAAACTCAAACTTTTACGAGAGACAATAGATAAGGAGGGCGCTAATATTGCCGTGCAGAAATTGACATCACTAATGCAGTCGTTAAAGGTGTGCTGTCTTTCTGATCT CTTTGTTCAGAATCTGGAAAGGCAAGAATCTGAGTTCCAGTCTAATTGTAGTGTAAAACGGTCAGAACTGCAAACTGATGTTATTGAATTGGAGGGAAGGATAGCAAATGGCTGTGATAGCAAGAGTATCTCTCATATTCTAAATCATTCCTTTATCGAGTCACTGGAGAGACTGAATTCAGCAAAAAAG GAACTTGCAGCTAGATGTAGGCAAATTCTAGCAGTAAAGCGGCAGCTCGATGATGTACCATCCCAGTCGGAACTCATCCA GTATGAACGCCGATTTTCTGAACTGTATGTCCATATCCAG GAAAAACATCGACAAACTCGTAAATATTATGGCACCTATAATGCCCTTTTGCAGATAAAAGAATTGATGCTGAAGGAAATATCGTTGTTGAATTCAATAAATTCACAG TTCCAAGATGCCATTACTAGCACTGCTGGTCGCACGAAACTTATTGATTCCATGGAGGGAATTGTGAAGAGCAGTCAACAG AAACAAGGAAAGGTGCAACTTGGGCTTCAAGAAGAGCAGAAGGTTTGTGACGCGCTCAAACAGCGATATGCTGCAGCAGTTGCAGAGCAAAGACACTGCTACACGCTCTTAAAAGCTTTTCAG GAGGAATGTGCAAAGAATGAGAAGCTTCGGTGCCAAAGTTCTATCTAG
- the LOC133871863 gene encoding uncharacterized protein LOC133871863 isoform X1: MMRNFDKDVDWQLGELNRRELNVMNKLKLLRETIDKEGANIAVQKLTSLMQSLKVCCLSDLFVQNLERQESEFQSNCSVKRSELQTDVIELEGRIANGCDSKSISHILNHSFIESLERLNSAKKELAARCRQILAVKRQLDDVPSQSELIQYERRFSELYVHIQEKHRQTRKYYGTYNALLQIKELMLKEISLLNSINSQFQDAITSTAGRTKLIDSMEGIVKSSQQKQGKVQLGLQEEQKVCDALKQRYAAAVAEQRHCYTLLKAFQELVKRLSLQEECAKNEKLRCQSSI; encoded by the exons ATGATGAG GAACTTCGATAAAGATGTCGATTGGCAATTGGGTGAATTG AATCGACGAGAGCTAAATGTTATGAACAAACTCAAACTTTTACGAGAGACAATAGATAAGGAGGGCGCTAATATTGCCGTGCAGAAATTGACATCACTAATGCAGTCGTTAAAGGTGTGCTGTCTTTCTGATCT CTTTGTTCAGAATCTGGAAAGGCAAGAATCTGAGTTCCAGTCTAATTGTAGTGTAAAACGGTCAGAACTGCAAACTGATGTTATTGAATTGGAGGGAAGGATAGCAAATGGCTGTGATAGCAAGAGTATCTCTCATATTCTAAATCATTCCTTTATCGAGTCACTGGAGAGACTGAATTCAGCAAAAAAG GAACTTGCAGCTAGATGTAGGCAAATTCTAGCAGTAAAGCGGCAGCTCGATGATGTACCATCCCAGTCGGAACTCATCCA GTATGAACGCCGATTTTCTGAACTGTATGTCCATATCCAG GAAAAACATCGACAAACTCGTAAATATTATGGCACCTATAATGCCCTTTTGCAGATAAAAGAATTGATGCTGAAGGAAATATCGTTGTTGAATTCAATAAATTCACAG TTCCAAGATGCCATTACTAGCACTGCTGGTCGCACGAAACTTATTGATTCCATGGAGGGAATTGTGAAGAGCAGTCAACAG AAACAAGGAAAGGTGCAACTTGGGCTTCAAGAAGAGCAGAAGGTTTGTGACGCGCTCAAACAGCGATATGCTGCAGCAGTTGCAGAGCAAAGACACTGCTACACGCTCTTAAAAGCTTTTCAG GAGCTGGTGAAAAGGTTAAGTCTACAG GAGGAATGTGCAAAGAATGAGAAGCTTCGGTGCCAAAGTTCTATCTAG
- the LOC133871863 gene encoding uncharacterized protein LOC133871863 isoform X6, protein MNKLKLLRETIDKEGANIAVQKLTSLMQSLKNLERQESEFQSNCSVKRSELQTDVIELEGRIANGCDSKSISHILNHSFIESLERLNSAKKELAARCRQILAVKRQLDDVPSQSELIQYERRFSELYVHIQEKHRQTRKYYGTYNALLQIKELMLKEISLLNSINSQFQDAITSTAGRTKLIDSMEGIVKSSQQKQGKVQLGLQEEQKVCDALKQRYAAAVAEQRHCYTLLKAFQELVKRLSLQEECAKNEKLRCQSSI, encoded by the exons ATGAACAAACTCAAACTTTTACGAGAGACAATAGATAAGGAGGGCGCTAATATTGCCGTGCAGAAATTGACATCACTAATGCAGTCGTTAAAG AATCTGGAAAGGCAAGAATCTGAGTTCCAGTCTAATTGTAGTGTAAAACGGTCAGAACTGCAAACTGATGTTATTGAATTGGAGGGAAGGATAGCAAATGGCTGTGATAGCAAGAGTATCTCTCATATTCTAAATCATTCCTTTATCGAGTCACTGGAGAGACTGAATTCAGCAAAAAAG GAACTTGCAGCTAGATGTAGGCAAATTCTAGCAGTAAAGCGGCAGCTCGATGATGTACCATCCCAGTCGGAACTCATCCA GTATGAACGCCGATTTTCTGAACTGTATGTCCATATCCAG GAAAAACATCGACAAACTCGTAAATATTATGGCACCTATAATGCCCTTTTGCAGATAAAAGAATTGATGCTGAAGGAAATATCGTTGTTGAATTCAATAAATTCACAG TTCCAAGATGCCATTACTAGCACTGCTGGTCGCACGAAACTTATTGATTCCATGGAGGGAATTGTGAAGAGCAGTCAACAG AAACAAGGAAAGGTGCAACTTGGGCTTCAAGAAGAGCAGAAGGTTTGTGACGCGCTCAAACAGCGATATGCTGCAGCAGTTGCAGAGCAAAGACACTGCTACACGCTCTTAAAAGCTTTTCAG GAGCTGGTGAAAAGGTTAAGTCTACAG GAGGAATGTGCAAAGAATGAGAAGCTTCGGTGCCAAAGTTCTATCTAG
- the LOC133871863 gene encoding uncharacterized protein LOC133871863 isoform X3: MMRNFDKDVDWQLGELNRRELNVMNKLKLLRETIDKEGANIAVQKLTSLMQSLKNLERQESEFQSNCSVKRSELQTDVIELEGRIANGCDSKSISHILNHSFIESLERLNSAKKELAARCRQILAVKRQLDDVPSQSELIQYERRFSELYVHIQEKHRQTRKYYGTYNALLQIKELMLKEISLLNSINSQFQDAITSTAGRTKLIDSMEGIVKSSQQKQGKVQLGLQEEQKVCDALKQRYAAAVAEQRHCYTLLKAFQELVKRLSLQEECAKNEKLRCQSSI, from the exons ATGATGAG GAACTTCGATAAAGATGTCGATTGGCAATTGGGTGAATTG AATCGACGAGAGCTAAATGTTATGAACAAACTCAAACTTTTACGAGAGACAATAGATAAGGAGGGCGCTAATATTGCCGTGCAGAAATTGACATCACTAATGCAGTCGTTAAAG AATCTGGAAAGGCAAGAATCTGAGTTCCAGTCTAATTGTAGTGTAAAACGGTCAGAACTGCAAACTGATGTTATTGAATTGGAGGGAAGGATAGCAAATGGCTGTGATAGCAAGAGTATCTCTCATATTCTAAATCATTCCTTTATCGAGTCACTGGAGAGACTGAATTCAGCAAAAAAG GAACTTGCAGCTAGATGTAGGCAAATTCTAGCAGTAAAGCGGCAGCTCGATGATGTACCATCCCAGTCGGAACTCATCCA GTATGAACGCCGATTTTCTGAACTGTATGTCCATATCCAG GAAAAACATCGACAAACTCGTAAATATTATGGCACCTATAATGCCCTTTTGCAGATAAAAGAATTGATGCTGAAGGAAATATCGTTGTTGAATTCAATAAATTCACAG TTCCAAGATGCCATTACTAGCACTGCTGGTCGCACGAAACTTATTGATTCCATGGAGGGAATTGTGAAGAGCAGTCAACAG AAACAAGGAAAGGTGCAACTTGGGCTTCAAGAAGAGCAGAAGGTTTGTGACGCGCTCAAACAGCGATATGCTGCAGCAGTTGCAGAGCAAAGACACTGCTACACGCTCTTAAAAGCTTTTCAG GAGCTGGTGAAAAGGTTAAGTCTACAG GAGGAATGTGCAAAGAATGAGAAGCTTCGGTGCCAAAGTTCTATCTAG
- the LOC133871863 gene encoding uncharacterized protein LOC133871863 isoform X5, producing the protein MNKLKLLRETIDKEGANIAVQKLTSLMQSLKVCCLSDLFVQNLERQESEFQSNCSVKRSELQTDVIELEGRIANGCDSKSISHILNHSFIESLERLNSAKKELAARCRQILAVKRQLDDVPSQSELIQYERRFSELYVHIQEKHRQTRKYYGTYNALLQIKELMLKEISLLNSINSQFQDAITSTAGRTKLIDSMEGIVKSSQQKQGKVQLGLQEEQKVCDALKQRYAAAVAEQRHCYTLLKAFQELVKRLSLQEECAKNEKLRCQSSI; encoded by the exons ATGAACAAACTCAAACTTTTACGAGAGACAATAGATAAGGAGGGCGCTAATATTGCCGTGCAGAAATTGACATCACTAATGCAGTCGTTAAAGGTGTGCTGTCTTTCTGATCT CTTTGTTCAGAATCTGGAAAGGCAAGAATCTGAGTTCCAGTCTAATTGTAGTGTAAAACGGTCAGAACTGCAAACTGATGTTATTGAATTGGAGGGAAGGATAGCAAATGGCTGTGATAGCAAGAGTATCTCTCATATTCTAAATCATTCCTTTATCGAGTCACTGGAGAGACTGAATTCAGCAAAAAAG GAACTTGCAGCTAGATGTAGGCAAATTCTAGCAGTAAAGCGGCAGCTCGATGATGTACCATCCCAGTCGGAACTCATCCA GTATGAACGCCGATTTTCTGAACTGTATGTCCATATCCAG GAAAAACATCGACAAACTCGTAAATATTATGGCACCTATAATGCCCTTTTGCAGATAAAAGAATTGATGCTGAAGGAAATATCGTTGTTGAATTCAATAAATTCACAG TTCCAAGATGCCATTACTAGCACTGCTGGTCGCACGAAACTTATTGATTCCATGGAGGGAATTGTGAAGAGCAGTCAACAG AAACAAGGAAAGGTGCAACTTGGGCTTCAAGAAGAGCAGAAGGTTTGTGACGCGCTCAAACAGCGATATGCTGCAGCAGTTGCAGAGCAAAGACACTGCTACACGCTCTTAAAAGCTTTTCAG GAGCTGGTGAAAAGGTTAAGTCTACAG GAGGAATGTGCAAAGAATGAGAAGCTTCGGTGCCAAAGTTCTATCTAG